GCTTCGGGGTTGTATTCGGCCGTGGGATCATTGGAAAGCCCGGCGAGGTGGACGATTCCATCCACGCCGCGTAGATGCTCTACCTCGACCTCTCGCACGTCCATGGGGATCATCTCGATGCGGTCGATGACCTCGGACAGCCCTTCGTCTCCGAAGAGCAGTTTGTCGATGACGCGCACCTCGTGCCCAGCATCGAGCAGAGCCGGTACGAGTCGGCAGCCGATGTATCCGGCGCCGCCAGTGACGAGTACTTTCATGCCCACCTTCCGCTGCTTACCCATTGCTTTATCAGACGACCGGTCCGCAACCCAGTCCGCTTCCCAACCCACCAGGACAGAAACCGCGCGGAGGGCTCCATCCCATTATCGGGAGGGTCCGAAGGCGCCTTTACCCAGCCCGCAAAAGCGTTTTTCCGGCTGACCTGCACACCTCGCGCTTGCCACGGACCGTCTCTTTCCCTCGTATGCGCCATCAGATGACGCGTCCGACCATAGACCGTAGCACGGCTCTCGGTGCTGCGAATCGGGTCGTACCAAGGGAGACCCTTTCATCCGCCTGGAGAAGCCTGCAGCACAGTCGCGCTTTGGTCTGATCACCACTGGCGGCTATTCGATTGACGGAGTTCAGGAGCCGTTCAATCCCGCCCCGAGCTTCGATGATACCTCCGTCGGAGTGCGCGCAATTCCCATCGACGTGGATCACAGCAAGCTTCGCATCGACCATGTGGCGTACGACCACCGGTTCGCGGAGGAAGACATCAACGTCAACCTGCCTCTCGATCGACTCGCCGAGCTGGAAAAGGCCGGGGAATTCGGATCCCTGGCGCGAAACACGTATGTCACCATGGGGCTGCAACCGAACACCGAGCCGCTACTCGGCCAGTTGATTCGAAAGCTCAATATTGGCGCTACCGTGGGTCGGCCGGGAGACATCGAGGGACAGCTCGATACACTGCGGCGCATGATCGCATTGATCGACGACGCTGAAGCACATGGAAGCGTTGCTCGAGACGTCTGAAAACTCGTTTCCATGACGCTCCGCTCTCGATCGCAGCGAGGTTCGGTCCGTGTCACTGAACCCGGTTGGAGCTACTCCGCCAGCGGGTTCACGATGCGGCGCTGGGCCGCTCCCTCGAGGTGGGAACGCAGGAACTCGAAGCTCCAGTCGATTTCCTCCTGGGGTATTTCCGGATGGAGGCCCGGATTCGCGTGCAGGCGTTTGTCTTCGGCGGGAAGCGCATCGAAGACTTCGAAGTAGCCCGAACGTTCGAAGAGTTCGTCTTCGAGTTGCATCAGATAGAGCAGCGGGCAATGGATCTGCGCAGCATCACCCAGCAGTCGTTCTGCAAGACCTTCTGTGGGCCCACGGGTTCCGAGTAGCCCCAGTACCGCCACGACGACGTCCGAACGCGACGCGATCAGTGGAATCCCGAAGATCGAGCCCATCGAAAGTCCGAAGTAGGCGAGCGGGCTCTGGCCTACGGCTTCGAGCGCCTGGGTCGTCGAGATCGCCAGTTGCCAGTCTTCGACCATATCGTCGATGGCGGTTGGACGCATCATCTCGGGCATGAGTGCTTCGCGACCCCCGGGGCCGACCTGACGCAATCCGTGGACAGGTCCGTCCATCGAAAGGACCGGATATCCCGCAG
The sequence above is a segment of the bacterium genome. Coding sequences within it:
- a CDS encoding alpha/beta hydrolase translates to MADTKTTWSNASDPRDEATREFVIERSECRPVTGAVWLPRNGTSGQPMIVLGHGASGDRYQIPIPHLASRFSTAGYPVLSMDGPVHGLRQVGPGGREALMPEMMRPTAIDDMVEDWQLAISTTQALEAVGQSPLAYFGLSMGSIFGIPLIASRSDVVVAVLGLLGTRGPTEGLAERLLGDAAQIHCPLLYLMQLEDELFERSGYFEVFDALPAEDKRLHANPGLHPEIPQEEIDWSFEFLRSHLEGAAQRRIVNPLAE